GCATTCATCTCTTTAGGTAAACTGCTGGAAGAAAAGGCTAAATCCAATACGTCCTCCGCTATTAAGAAGCTCATCGGTCTTCAGCCGAAAACCGTGCTGCTGGTAGACGAATCTGGCAACACCCAGGAAATTCCCATCTCCCAGGTTAAAGTGCAGGACCTACTGCTGGTAAAACCGGGAGAAAAGATTCCCGTAGATGGAACTGTTGAAGACGGAACTTCTTATGTAGATGAAAGTATGATTACCGGTGAACCCGTACCTATCGCCAAAAGTAATGGGGATGCTGTTTTTGCAGGTACTATTAACCAGAAAGGCAGTTTTCGGTTCAGAGCAGAAAAAGTAGGCGCTAATACGCTCCTGGCCCAGATCATCAAAATGGTGCAGGAAGCACAAGGTAGTAAAGCACCGGTGCAAAAACTGGTAGATAAGATTGCCGGTATCTTCGTACCGGTGGTGATTGGTATCGCTATCCTCACCTTCTTTTCCTGGATGGTCTTTGGCGGTGATAATGCCTTTACGCATGCACTGCTTACTTCGGTGACCGTTTTAGTGATTGCATGCCCTTGTGCCCTGGGACTGGCAACGCCTACAGCTATCATGGTGGGCGTAGGTAAGGGTGCCGAAAATAATATCCTTATTAAAGACGCTGAAAGCCTGGAACTCGCCCATAAAGTAAATGCTATTATCCTCGATAAAACAGGCACTATCACAGAAGGTAAACCAGTGGTGACCGATATGGTATGGCATGCACAGACCGACAACCAGGCAACACTGGAATCAGTATTGTATTCCCTTGAACAGCAATCTGAACATCCCCTGGCTGAAGCGGTAGTCAATCACCTTAAAGACGGCGGCGCTGGAGCCGTAAAACTGACTGGCTTTGAGAGCCTTACTGGTCAAGGTATCCAGGGGGGCTATGAACATGAGATGTATTTGGTTGGTAACAGGAAATTAATGGATACAAACCACATCGTTATTGATCCGCAACTGGCCGCACAGGCGGAAAACTTACAGGAAGAGGCTAAGACAGTGATCTATTTTGCATCATCACGGCAGCTGCTGGCAGTCATCGCGATTGCTGATAAAATAAAACAAACCTCCAGCGAAGCCATCACTGCATTGCAGAAAGACGGCATCGAAGTATATATGCTTACAGGTGATAATGCGCATACTGCTGCCGCAGTAGCCAAAAAAGTAGGCTTAAAACAATTTAAAGCCGAAGTCCTTCCATCTCATAAAGCAGACTTTGTAAAAGAGCTACAGAAGACCGGCAAAGTGGTAGCAATGGTTGGAGATGGTATTAACGATTCCCAGGCACTGGCCCAGGCAGATGTTAGCATTGCAATGGGCAAAGGTTCTGACATTGCGATGGATGTTGCAAAAATGACTTTGATCACCTCTGATCTGAACAGTATTCCCAAAGCATTAAAACTTTCCAGGAAAACTGTCAGCACCATTAAACAGAACCTTTTCTGGGCATTTATCTACAATATCATCGGTATCCCGATTGCTGCAGGTATTTTGTTTCCCATCAACGGATTTTTGTTGGATCCAATGATCGCAGGCGCCGCTATGGCCCTCAGTTCTGTAAGCGTTGTCAGCAACAGTCTGCGTTTGAAAGCGGCGAAGTTATAACGAAACCGATTAAAAAGAAATCAATAAGTATGAACAATGTTCAGATCTGGCGAGCAGCCTGTATTATTCCGGAAACTGCATCGGCAGTAACCATTAAGTTTAATACAGACGGTCAGCCTTTTATATACAAGCCCGGACAATTTATCAATCTTACTTTAATTATCAATGACCAGGCCGTCACCAGGTCCTATTCTTTAAGTTCTGTACCGGGTATAGATCATCAGCCGGCCATCACTGTAAAAGCAGTGGCCGGCGGAATTATGAGTAATTATATCATTACGCATGCCGCAGCAATAAAAGATTGGCAGATTTCTGGCCCCTATGGCTCATTTGCTCCCACTGAAGCAACCTATTCGGCAAAACATATCGTACTGCTGGCGGGTGGAAGTGGCATTACACCATTGTATAGTATTGCAAGATCCGTGGTTGGCCATTCTCCGGAAACCAATGTTACGCTGATTTACGCGAACCGGACACAAAATGACAGCATCTTTAGAAAGGACATTGCATCCTGGCAGGAAAATTATCGCGGAAGAATTAATGTTCATTATGCGTTTTCCGCCCATGAAGGTGAGGATGCAGGAAACTTTATCAAAGGACGACTGAATAAACTGGTTACCCGCAAACTTATTAAACAAGGGATTGAAAAACCCCAAGAGGATGTTCATTATTTTATTTGCGGCCCTGCCGGATTGATGAAAATGCACCATGAGATGCTGGAAACCTGGCAGGTGCCGGCCAGCAATATCTTTATGGAATGGTTTTCTCCTGAGCCAATCAAGGAAGATGAAGTATTGCCACAGACGCCGCAGGAGGTATTACTGCATTTCTATGAACAATCCAATTTGTTAGATGTGAGTGTAGGTAAAACTATCCTGGAAGCTGCGCTGGAAGATAAAATACCGCTTCCCTATTCCTGTAAAGGCGGTACCTGCGGAATTTGTACAGCAAAACTCACAGCTGGCAAAGTAAAAATGCGTAACAACTATGCATTAAGACCGTCGGACATCGATGATGGAATGATTTTGCTATGCCAGAGTTTTCCCCTTACAGCCGACGTCACCGTGGAAATAGGATAAACCGGATAATTATATAAAACATAACAACTATAGTATAACAACGATACTAACACAACCAGTTAATTTTACATCATCAATCAGATAATTAACTTTTAAAGAAATAAATCATGGAAACAGTACAGTTCAAAACAAACATTAAATGCTCAGGTTGCATCGCCGCCGTTACTCCTGTATTAAATGAGGTAGCGGGTCAGGATAATTGGGAAGTAGATCTTCAGAGCCCGGATAAGTTATTAGTAGTTTCTACAGATAAGGCAGGAAAAGAGCAAATACAGCAGGCTATCGAAAAGGCAGGCTATAAAGCGGAAGCAATAGCATAGACAAATCAAAGGCCATACGACAAGTAAAGTCCGTATGGCCTTCTTTATTATATTTCAATAGTACGTTATTTAGGTGGTCATAAAACCAGAATCTAGTTTCTATCTATTCAATATAACCAGGCTTTTATTTTTGAAAATATGGAAATAGTTAGCGTAAAAAATATGGTCTGCCACCGTTGTATTATTATTGTTACGCAAAATGTTGAAAAACTGAATCTGGGGCTACAAAAAGTCTCTCTTGGAGAATTGATTTTTGCAACCCAAATAACAGCGGAACAAAAAAATCAGTTAAAAGAAATCCTGATATCCTTTGGCTTTGAAGTGATAGATGATGAGAAAACACGGATAGCGGAAAGGATAAAGCATATTATAATTAACCTCGTCCATTATCAGCAGGAAGAGATCAATAGTAATCTTTCAGACATCCTAAGCAACGATCTGAATTGCGTTTACAATTATCTATCCGGCCTATTTTCTGAAATAACAGGCCAAACAATCGAAAAGTACTACATCTCCCAGAAGATAGAGCGGGTCAAGGAGTTGTTGGATTATGATGAACTTACCCTAAGCGAAATTGCCAATTGTCTTAACTATTCCAGTGTGTCTTACCTGAGCAACCAATTTAAAAAGGTTGCGGGATTGCCTCCAAGCATGTATAAACAGCTTGATTGCGAAAGGCGGAAGTCGCTCGATAGAATATAACTATCGTATATTCTCATGCTTATAACATATTATCAAAATATACAATAATACTTCATTGTTAGTGATAGGGTGATGTGTCAGGACAGATTCTTTGCCCATCTTTAGGATTTCTTAAAAGAATATCTATCTTTACTCCATGAGTTCCAGGATCGGTAAAATATGGTTGATGATTGCTGTAATAGTGATTACTGCGCATAGCCTCGTTTTTCACGATCATGATCACTTCGCTAGCAATTCATTCAGTCACCACGATGAAGAAGACCATGAGAACCATAAAAAACATGGCCTCTTTGCGTTGAACCTGATTGATCACTGCTTTACCACCGATCCGGTTGGACATATCGATCCCCCTCTTACTGATCTGCATTACGTTGTAGTACCGCATCTTGTTAGCTTGCCAGATATTATCTGCTACCCGGTATTGAAATCAAGCTACCAACAGTTGCGGGAATTTCCACCACCACGACAGCAATTTTCTTTTTCTGCGCTAAGAGCACCCCCAATTTCCATTATCTGATTTCACCGGATTTCTTCTTACGGAAGGTTTAATAGGTCATCTCTACCTTCCCTCTTGTCTCTAACCGCTTCCGGTGGCGATTTTACTATCTTTTTATTGTTATGGTTTTTTTATACCTGTTACCACTGCCTGGTACAACGGTATTATAATTATTCGATATGTTGAATAAGATCATTGAATTTTCGATCCGCAATAAACTTATTGTGGGTTTACTGATATTGGGCCTTATTGGATATGGTATTTATGAGGTTACCAAATTGCCCATTGATGCTGTACCTGATATTACGGACAACCAGGTACAGATAATTACCGTAGCGCCTTCACTAGGCGCTCCTGATGTGGAACGGCTAATATCGTTCCCCATAGAACAGGCCAACAGCAATATTCCCGGCCTAAATAAGATCAGAAGTTTTTCCCGCTTTGGATTGTCTGTTGTTACAATTGTCTTTGATGATATTGTAGACGTTTACTGGGCCCGACAACAGGTGACTGAACGGCTGCAGGAAGTGCAAAGCCAGATACCAACTGGTTTTGGCATACCCAAACTGGCTCCTGTAACTACAGGGTTGGGAGAAATCTACCAGTATGTGGTGAGACCTAAGAAGGGTTATGAGGAGCGCTATTCTGCTATGGAGCTGCGTACAATACAGGACTGGATCGTACGGCGGCAGTTGCTGGGTGTAAAAGGCGTGGCGGATGTCAGCAGCTTTGGTGGATTCCTGAAACAGTATGAGATAGCTGTTGAGCCGGCCAAGCTCAAAGCCTATGGGATCACCATCAATGATGTATTCAATGCTTTACAGACCAACAACCAGAATACGGGAGGTGCTTATATTGAAAAAGGGCCTACCGTGCTTTTTATCCGCAGTGAAGGACTGGTAGGTACGGATGATGATATCCGAAAAATTGTGGTAAAAAATACGGCTAACGGAACACCCCTGTTAATCAGGGATGTTGGGCAAGTGCGGCTTGGATATGCCACCCGTTATGGAGCCATGACGTACAACGGTGAACGGGAAGTATCTGGCGCCGTGGTCATGATGCTGAAAGGTGCTAATAGTAATGAGGTGATCAAAAATATTAAGAACCGGATTGACCAGATTCAGAAAACATTGCCGGAAGGTGTGATGATTGATGCTTTTCTGGATAGGACAAAAATGGTGAACAATGCTATCGGCACCGTGGAAAGGAACCTGTTGGAAGGTGCGCTGATAGTGGTGTTTGTGCTGGTACTATTTCTTGGAAATTTCCGGGCCGGCCTTTTGGTAGCATCGGTTATTCCACTGGCCATGCTGGTAGCCGTGATCATGATGAACACTTTTGGGGTAAGTGGTAACCTGATGAGCCTTGGTGCGCTGGATTTTGGGCTGATCGTTGATGGTACGCTGATCATCGTAGAGGCCTGTATGTTCCGGTTGCATCATCATAATAAGTCTCTTATCACGCAGCGGGAAATGGACGACCTGGTATTGGAAACTTCTGGAAGAATGCGTAATGCAGCGGTGTTTGGAGAATTAATCATCCTGATCGTTTACCTGCCAATTTTTGCACTGGCCGGCGTGGAAGGGAAAATGTTCAAGCCGATGGCGCAAACGGTAGCTTTTGCGCTTTTTGGTGCATTCCTTCTTTCTTTGACCTATGTGCCAATGATGAGCGCCTTGGTGCTTAGTAAAAAGATCCCTTCCAAACCATCATGGTCCGACAGGATGATGGAAAAACTGCAACATCGTTACAGCAAGCTGCTAGACCAGGTTTTAGGCTTCCCAAAAGTATTGATCAGCACTGCGTTGGGTTTGCTGATGATAGCGCTGGTGGTACTCAGTCA
The genomic region above belongs to Chitinophaga sp. 180180018-3 and contains:
- a CDS encoding heavy metal translocating P-type ATPase; the protein is MSSAILHQETPAISKHKSNSTKDTFPVLEMTCAACAVSVESMLKSVPGVEDAGVNFANQTAWVQYNHATVTPEMLQSSVRSVGYDLVIDKENQDEVKEEAQQRHYREVKQRTIWASVLSLPIVIIGMFFMNMPYGNWIMMVLATPVVFFLGRNFFINAWKQAKHHKANMDTLVALSTGIAWLFSAFNTIYPEFWHQRGLHAHVYFEAAAVVIAFISLGKLLEEKAKSNTSSAIKKLIGLQPKTVLLVDESGNTQEIPISQVKVQDLLLVKPGEKIPVDGTVEDGTSYVDESMITGEPVPIAKSNGDAVFAGTINQKGSFRFRAEKVGANTLLAQIIKMVQEAQGSKAPVQKLVDKIAGIFVPVVIGIAILTFFSWMVFGGDNAFTHALLTSVTVLVIACPCALGLATPTAIMVGVGKGAENNILIKDAESLELAHKVNAIILDKTGTITEGKPVVTDMVWHAQTDNQATLESVLYSLEQQSEHPLAEAVVNHLKDGGAGAVKLTGFESLTGQGIQGGYEHEMYLVGNRKLMDTNHIVIDPQLAAQAENLQEEAKTVIYFASSRQLLAVIAIADKIKQTSSEAITALQKDGIEVYMLTGDNAHTAAAVAKKVGLKQFKAEVLPSHKADFVKELQKTGKVVAMVGDGINDSQALAQADVSIAMGKGSDIAMDVAKMTLITSDLNSIPKALKLSRKTVSTIKQNLFWAFIYNIIGIPIAAGILFPINGFLLDPMIAGAAMALSSVSVVSNSLRLKAAKL
- a CDS encoding iron-sulfur cluster-binding domain-containing protein; translation: MNNVQIWRAACIIPETASAVTIKFNTDGQPFIYKPGQFINLTLIINDQAVTRSYSLSSVPGIDHQPAITVKAVAGGIMSNYIITHAAAIKDWQISGPYGSFAPTEATYSAKHIVLLAGGSGITPLYSIARSVVGHSPETNVTLIYANRTQNDSIFRKDIASWQENYRGRINVHYAFSAHEGEDAGNFIKGRLNKLVTRKLIKQGIEKPQEDVHYFICGPAGLMKMHHEMLETWQVPASNIFMEWFSPEPIKEDEVLPQTPQEVLLHFYEQSNLLDVSVGKTILEAALEDKIPLPYSCKGGTCGICTAKLTAGKVKMRNNYALRPSDIDDGMILLCQSFPLTADVTVEIG
- a CDS encoding heavy-metal-associated domain-containing protein, producing METVQFKTNIKCSGCIAAVTPVLNEVAGQDNWEVDLQSPDKLLVVSTDKAGKEQIQQAIEKAGYKAEAIA
- a CDS encoding AraC family transcriptional regulator, which translates into the protein MEIVSVKNMVCHRCIIIVTQNVEKLNLGLQKVSLGELIFATQITAEQKNQLKEILISFGFEVIDDEKTRIAERIKHIIINLVHYQQEEINSNLSDILSNDLNCVYNYLSGLFSEITGQTIEKYYISQKIERVKELLDYDELTLSEIANCLNYSSVSYLSNQFKKVAGLPPSMYKQLDCERRKSLDRI